A stretch of DNA from Thermanaerothrix sp.:
GCGGTGCAGTACACCGTGGCCTGCACCGTGGCGGGCAGGAACCCCCTAAAGGCCATAATCAACATGATCCCCGCCTACGTCACCGCCATAGGGACCCAGTCGTCGGCGGCCACCATACCGGTGACGCTCCGGCAGACCAAGGAGAACCAGGTCTCCGAGGACGTGGCGGACTTCGTCATCCCCCTATGCGCCACCATACACCTGTCTGGAAGCACCATCACCATAACCAGCTGCTCCATCGCGGTCATGATGATGCACGGCATACCCTTCTCCTTCTCCACCATGTTCCCCTTCATCATGATGCTGGGGCTCATGATGGTGGCGGCCCCCGGCGTCCCCGGAGGGGCCATAATGGCGGCCTTGGGCATACTGCAGTCCATGCTGGGCTTCGGGCCGGACATGCAGGCCCTCATGATAGCCCTCTACATAGCCCAGGACAGCTTCGGCACCGCCTGCAACGTGACCGGCGACGGGGCCATCGCCATCCTGGTTGACAAGCTCAAGGGCTCGGTGGTCAAGGCCGCGAAGGCGTAAAAGCCACAAGACGACCCAGCGTAAAAACGAAGGTTCTAAGGAGGGGGCTCCAACCCCCTCCTTTCTTCTTGGCCATCCCGCCACCCATTCCCGTGGGCGGGAGCTTTAATTTTAATCCCGCAGCCCCCTAGCCCCAGGCGAAGGAGCAGTTGGGGAAGAAGCAGGCCTCGCAACGGCAGCAGAGGCCACCGACACCCCACCTCCTGACCTGCCCCTCCGGCACGTCCAACCCGGCGAAGAGAAAGGGCAAGAGCCTATCCAACGTGGTCCGCTCGTCGTGCACCACGCAGGCGGGAGCCCCCACCACCGGCACATCCCCCGCCCAGCCCAGCATCAGCATGCTCCCGGGCAGCGAAGGCACCCCCTGGAAGGATATGCGGTCGCACAGGGACCTTATGGCCCCGGGGGTCCGGTCGTCCACGTCCACGCTCATGCCGCCGGTGCAGATCACCAGCTCAGCCCCGGCATCCAAGGCCTCCTTGACGGATGCGGCGATCTCCTCCATCCGGTCCGACGCAAACCACTGCCCCACAAGGGAACCCCCGAAAAATCGGAGCTTCCCCTCAAGGCGGGGCCTGAAGGCGTCCTCCGAAAGACCCTTCCTAAACTCCGAGCCGGTGGTCACAAGCCCCACCTTGAGGGGCCTGAAGGGTAGCACCCGAATGGGCTCCGCCGCCGCCAAGGCCCTGTCCACCTGGCGCCTTTTAACCACCAAGGGCCTTATCCTAAAGGCCGCCACCGGCTGGGAGGCTTTCACGGGACGGCCCTCCTCAAGGGTGGAAAACACCCAGTCCCCGTCCTGGTTTATCCTGTCCACGAAGGCACCGTTGAAAAGCAAAAGCCCGTTGTGGGCCGCCCTCAAGGTGCACCGGCCCTCGTCGGGGCCCTCCACCGTCAACCCCTCCCCCGCCACCAGCCGGGCCATCATCAAGGCCGCGTCGTCCTCGTGCACCTCGTCGGCATCCAACTTCAGCACCTGAAGGTGCTCACGCCCCATGGAAAGCAAGACCGGCAGGTCCTCAGGGGCAACCACGTGCCCCCGCTTGAACCGGGCCCCCTTGTAGCCACTCTTCGGGTCTATCTGGGTGAGGTCATGGGCCAGCTGGTGCCCCACCGCCTCCTCCACCTTAACTATCCTTACCTCCACTTCCACCACCTCCGGTTTTTTAAGCCTTAGAACAGGGGATCACCTCTACCGCCCAGGGGGGTATTGTGAACCGGGCGGTCATCCCCTCCCGAACCGTCAACGCAAAGGACGAGGACCTGGGAACGTCCACCTGCCAGCTCCTATGGGACCTCACCTCCAGCCTCACGAAGGACGGCAGCGGAAGCACCTCCTCCACCACCCCCTCGAACAGGTTGCGCCTTAGGTCCTCCTGGATGGGCACGTCCTGATAAACCGGTTTCACCGCCTCGGGGGACACGAAGACCCTGCCGGGACCCTCCTCAAGCCCCTCCCGAACCCCTAGAAAGACCTCCCCGAAGGGGCTCTCAAGGCTCCACCCCCCATGGGTCCTCACAAGGCGCCCCTCCAGCAGGTTGCCCCAGCCAAGGGCGCCGAAGACCTCCCCGGACCTTCCCAGCTCCCACATGCCTTGGGCGGAGAAGACCCCCCGCACCTGGCCGTCCCGCATTATCACCACCCGGTCCCCAAGGGCGCAAACGTCGTCCATGTTGTGGGTCACGTACACCATGGGTATCCCAGTCTCCCGCTGGAGCTCCCGGATCTCGCGCCTTAAGTTCCTCCTCAAGGGCCCGTCCAGGGCGCTGAAGGGCTCGTCCAGCAGCAATAGCTCCGGCTCCGCCGCCAGGGCCCTCGCTAGGGCCACCCTCTGGCGCTGGCCGCCGGACAACTGGTGGGGATACCTGCCCTCAAGGCCCTTCATGTGAACCCTCTCAAGCCACTCCAAAGCCCGCCTGCGCTTCTCACTCCCTCGTCCCTTCACACCGTACCCCACGTTCTCCAACGCGGTCATGTGGGGAAAAAGGGCCAAGGACTGGAAGCAAAGGCTCACGCATCGCCCCTCGGGGGGCACGAAAACCCCCCTTTCGGTGTCCATGAGCACCCGACCCCCAAGGCTCATGTACCCCTCCCGGGGACGCAGAAGCCCCGCCATGGCCCTCAAAAGGCTGGACTTCCCAGATCCGCTGGGGCCGAAGAGCACGCAGGACTCGCCGCCCATGCTAAACGACGCCTCAATGCGGAAGCTCCCAAGGGAATGGGCCATCCTGAACTCAACGCAGCGTTCCCCTGCCATTCTCCATCACCCGGATCAACAAAAGACATCCCACCCCCACCATGGCCAAAAGCCCCGACGCCAGATGGGCGGCTTCGAAGTTCAGCGTCTCCACTTGGCTGTATATGTAAAGCGGCAGGGTCTGGGTGGAACCCGGCACGTTGCCCGCCAGCATCAACGTGACCCCGAAGTCCCCCAGGGCCCTGGCGCAGGAAAGCGCAAGGCCTATCCCCAACTGCCGCCTGCAAAGGGGAAGCGTGACGGTGAAGAACACCCGCAGCCTCGACGCCCCAAGAACCCGGGCGGCCTCCTCCAACGTCCTGTCCACGGACCCGAAGGCCCCTCGGGCGGACTGGATCATCAACGGCAGCGACGGGGCTATAGAGCCTATCACCGCGGCGGGAAAGGAGAACAGCACCCCCGCCCCCCTGAGGCCCGGGGTCTTGGCCAGAAGTAACAGTAGATAAAACCCCAGCACCGACGGGGGCATCACCACCGGCAGCTGCAAAAGAAGCCCCAGCGCCTCCCGCCCCCTGAAGCTCCACCGGGACAGAACCCACCCCATGGCCGCCCCAAGAACCGCAAGCACCGGCGCGTCTATGGCGAGCACCTTGATGCTTATTAAAAGCGCATCCAGCAACAACCTCACCTCAGGGGTTTAAACCCGGAGCCCTCCAGGATCCTCCTCACCGAGTCCTGGGTCTTAAAGTACTCCGCGAAGTCCTCATCCTCCCTGGAAGCCCCCTTGAGGACCAGGACCGTGAAGACCGGGGCTTTAACCGGCAGCTCCACGAAGGACCCCTCCTTCATGTCCATGGCCACGCTCCTTCCGATGACGGCCCCCTTGGCCATGCCGGTCTTGGCCACCAGCGCCGCCCTCTGGGGACCGCCTCCAATGATCAGCATCCCCTTGGAGGCCATGGATTCCCAAAGCCCCGCCTTCTCAAGGTACTCCTTGGCCTTCATTCCGTACGCGGCGGTGACCGGGTCCGGGATTGCAAGCTTGAACTTGCCAAGGTCCTTGATCTCAAGGGGGCTATCGCTTGGGCTCCAGAGCACCACCGGGTTGGAGGCAAGCTCGAAACTGCGCTTTACAAGCCCCTTGGACTTCAGCATATCCGCCCAACGCTGGTCGGAACATATGAAGACCCTGTAGGGGGCCCCAAGCGTGACCTGCCTTGCAAGCTCCCCGGAGGTGCCGTAGGAGACGCTCAAGCGGACGCCGCCGGCCTTGTACTGGCCCAAGATCTTCTCCATGGGGGGCTTAAAGCCGAACACCACCGCCACGCTGAGCTCCCTGGCTTCACCGAAGGAAACCGCAGGGGATATCCCAAGGACCCACGCGGAGCACAGCAACAGGGACAGAAATCGCCCCAACCCCCTTGCCATCGAAGAACACCTCCAATTAAAAAATAAATTTAAAGCACGACCCACTGGTCAAGCGCCAACCCGGGGCTCACTCCCCGAAGAAGCACCAGCGCTCCACCCCCATGAGGGCCGAAAGGGCGGCCCCTGTGGTGCCGTAGAGTATGACCTGGCAGCCCGCGTCCCCGCAGGCCTTGGCCACACCTTCGAAGGTCCCGTTCGCAAAGGACGAGCCGGTGACAAGCGCCGCCTTGGCCCCCTCAAGGGCCCTCTCAAGGTCTTTGGAGCCGTCCAGGACGGTGACACTGTGGACCTCAAGCCCTATGTTCTCATCCTGAAGGTCCAACACCCTCACCCTTTGAGGCCCCACCGCCTCCACGGCCCCCCAAAGGATTGCCCGCTGAAGGCCAAGGATGACCACGTTCCCCTCGGGGCCTAACCGCTCTCTAAGCTGGGCCTTGAACTCAAGGGCGCACTTTGTGGGGGCCGAGTCCCGGCAGTGCACCGTCCGGCCGTCAAGCCCCAAAAGCCGCACCGCCCCGTTGGCGAAGGCCACCTTGAGGGACCTAACGTAGGGATCCCGCGAGTCCATGGACAAGAGCTCCCCAACGGTGCCGTTGAAGTCCCTGGCGAAGGGTGAAAAGGCCTGCCCCCTGGCCCCCAAAACTTCCGCCTCCATGAGCTTTTCCTTGCCCTTAAGCAGCGGGAAATCCCACTCGGGGCTCCCTATGGCCTCCACAGGGGACAGAACCCGCACCGAAATGGGGGTGTCTAACCCTATCCGCCCCGCCGCAAGATCCATCACCCTACCAATAACCTCATCAAGCACCGCAAAGACACCCCCCATTCCCGCAGCCCTCCTTACGGGCCTTGCCGTCGCAGTCGGGACACACCCCGAAGACCACCAGCTGCTTACCCTCCACCCTAAAACCCTCGGGCACCTCCAGCCGGGGCATCTCCTCCCCCTTAAGACACCACATCCTGCCGCACCGAAGGCACAGGGCGTGAGGATGGTTCCCAGGGCACCTAAGGGACGACACATCGTTGGCGCAGTACCTAAAGGCGCCGTCCAACCCAAGAACCCGGTGGACCACCTGGGCCCTGCAGAGGGCCTCCAGGTTCCTGTAAAAGGTCACCTTGTCCGCCTCCCGCCCCATGAGGACCTTCATCTCCTGATAGGACAAGGGACGCCCCGCCTCCCGAAGCACCCCAAGGAGCCTCATACGGAAACGAGTCACCCTTACCCCCTTAAGCTTAAAAAGGCTTTCGGGATCCATGCCATCCCCCCAGTCAAAAATGCAACTCCGTTGCGCATCTGAAATTCCAAGGGGCATTGTAAACCCCCTATCCCAGAAACGCAACGGAGTTGCAGCTTTTTACATCCAGTATGTCAGGGCATCACAAAGGACCTGTTATCCCTGTCCAAATAGCCGATCCATGTCTTAGCCCCCAGGTGCCGCTCCGCCGCCCGGGCGGCCCAGGAGGCCAAATCCATCAGCTCATCCCGGGACACATGCCCAATGGTGTCCACGTTTATCGCCACATCGCTGGTGTCCTGTGTTATCTTGCTCACGTCCCCGTTCTTCCAGCACCAGCACCGGCAGAAAACCTGGAGGCTCTTGGAGTCCACGTAGATTATCTCCCCCTCCCTTGGGTTTTCCTCCTCCTCGGGCCTTCCAAGGGGCCTGTACACCTCATCGCCCCTGGCGGGCCTAAGCTCCAGGTCCCCCTCCGCCGCCCTAAGGTCGTCTCCCCCGCATGGCACAAGGCCCATAAGGCTCACGCAGTTGAAGATGCCCACCAGGGGGTTCACGAAGGGCACCGACCCTCCCTTCCGTATCCGGCGCACCAGGTTCACCACCGATGGGGGCATCCTCTTGGGGTTGAACCCCATGGACCTGAAGGCCTCCTCCAGGTCCAAAAGCCTAGGGTCCACTTCCACCGAAGGATCCTCCCGTATCCGGCGCGCCAGCTCCTCGAAACGCTCCTCCAGCTCCGGGACAGGCCTTCGGTTGTCTGCGCCCCTAACCACCAACACCGCCCTCCTGAAATCGGGCAAAACCTGAAACACCGACTCCCATACCCTGCTCTCCACTTCAATCCACCTCCCACAAGGTTAGACGGGATTTTATAACATAAGCCCCACGCTGTTAACACCACAAACCTCACAGCCTCCATGGTTTAAAAAAACTACACAACCCACTTGACATAACCACGATGGGCGTCTAAAATCCTCCGCAATTTATACCTCAACGGGGCCTAACCGGCCCATAAAGACCGTAGAAAGGGAGGGAACGGCCAATGGAAAGGACTTGGGGCCCAAGATCATATGAACCCGCTTGCCCCAACGGTTGCAGCCCATCTTCCATGGACCGTTGCGGCCAGCCCCATGGCCTCTTCGCTCCCTTCGGCTCTTCACAAGAGGACGCGGCCCTAGGACGTCACGCCGCGTCCTCTTCCGTTTCCATATCCCCCGTGGTGGACCTGTCCATTCTGGTGCTGGCGCTGGTACTGCTGTGCCTGATAATCCTGGTACTCCTCATAGGACCCAGGTCCTGTCCGGTAAGAGCGCACCCCAAGGCAGCTTGAGAGCAAACGGGGGACTTCAAGGAGCTCACCGGGGCGGGACCTGAAAGAAGGGTCCCGCCCCTTTCGCATTAATCAAGGGAGGGAGGAATGAACACATGGGACACACTCTAAGCATCCTGGCGGAGGACCACCCGGGGGTCCTCATGAGGATAGCGGGGCTCATATACCGGCGGGGGTACAACATCCAAAGCCTCAGCGTGGGCCCCACCCACGAGGAGGGCATATCCCGCTTCACCGTGGTCATCCAATCGGACCGGCGGGAGATCTTCCCCCTCATGGGGCAGCTTAGGAAGCTCGTGGAGGTGCTGGGAGTTGAGGAGCTCCAGGAGGACAACTCCCTGGACCGCCGCATAGCCCTGATAAAGGTGAGATGCCCCATCCACGCAAGGCAGGAGGTCCTTCGGCTAGGAGAGGTCTTCCGTTGCCGGGTGGTGGACCTGTGCGACGGCTCCATAACCTTCGAGGTCACCGGCGACCGCCGGAAGGTGGAGGCCTGCATGCGGGTCTTCGACCCCTACGGGATCCTGGAGGCCGCCTCATCGGGTTCGGTGTGCATGAGCCGCTCGGCCCCATCGGAAGACGAAGAGCCGGTGCGACCGCCGGTGGCGCTGGCGTGCTGAACCACTGGACGCTCCCTTGAACAAAGGCTCCATGGCCAAGGGCCGCGGCGGCAAATCACTATAGGGCACAAAACCACAAAATCACGAAGGAGGTTTTTGAAGAATGGCAAGGGTTTTCTACGATCGGGACGGGGATCTGGGCTTTCTAAAGGACAAGACGGTGGCCGTACTGGGGTACGGAAGCCAGGGGCACGCCCACGCCCAGAACCTCAAGGACTCCGGCGTCTCCGTGGTGGTGGGGCTCAAGGAGGACAGCCCCAGCGCGGATCTTGCAAGGTCCCATGGCTTTGAGGTGCTTCCCGTCAAGGACGCCGCCGCAAGGGGGGACGTGGTGATGTTCCTCATGCCGGACCACCTGCAGGGGGAGGTCTTCCAGTGGATCCGCGAGGCCCTGAAGCCCCGGGCGGCGCTGGCCTTCGCCCACGGCTTCTCCATCCGCTACGGCACCGTGACCCCCCCGGAGGACTCGGACGTCTTCATGATAGCCCCCAAGAGCCCGGGGCACCTGGTCCGCCGCATGTACCAGGAGGGCAAGGGGGTGCCGGCCCTCATGGCGATCCACCAGGACCGGTCCGGCCAGTGCCGGCAGGTGGCGCTGGCCTACGGATGCGCCCTGGGCTCCGGTAGGGCCGGGATCATAGAGACCACCTTCGAGGAGGAGACCGAGACGGACCTCTTTGGGGAACAGGCTGTGCTCTGCGGCGGCGTGACTGAGCTCGTGAAGGCGGGCTTCGAGACCCTGGTGGAGGCGGGATACCAGCCGGAGATCGCCTACTTCGAGTGCCTCAACGAGCTCAAGCTCATCGTGGACATGATGTTCGAGGGGGGCCTTTCCTGGATGCGCTACTCCGTGAGCGACACCGCCAAGTACGGCGACATGACCGCGGGCCCTAGGGTGGTCAACTCATCATCCCGTGAAGCCATGAAGGAGCTCCTTAAGGACATCCGATCCGGTGAGTTCGCAAGGCGCTGGCTTGAGGAAAACCGGTCAGGACGGCCCCAAATGTCCCGCTGGATGCGAAAGGAGGCGGAGCACCCCATCGAAGAGGTGGGCCGATCCCTCCGCTCCATGATGCCCTGGATGGAGCCTAAAAAACCACCACAGTCGGAAAGGAGGTAGCGCCGTTGGAAAGGGTACGGATATTCGACACCACCCTGAGGGACGGGGAGCAGGCGGCGGGGGTAAACCTCAACCTCCAGGAGAAGCTGAGGATAGCCCAAAGGCTGGATCAGATGGGTGTGGACGTGATAGAAGCGGGGTTCCCCGCCGCCTCCGACGGGGACTTCGAGGCGGTGAAGGCCGTGGGCTCCGCGGTGTCCTGCACCGTAGCGGGCCTAGCCAGGACCCGGGAACAGGACATCCTGAGGGCCTTCGAGGCCCTTAAGGGGGCGGCCCGCCCGAGGATACACGTGTTCATAGCCACGAGCCCCATACACATGGAGTACAAGCTGAAGATGACCCCCGGGGAGGTCCTCTCGGAGATCCGGAAGGGGGTGGGGCTCGCCAGAAGCCTGGTGGAAGACGTGGAGTTCTCCGCCGAGGACGCCTCAAGGTCGGACATGAGCTTCCTCAAGGAGGCCTACATGGCCGCCGCGGAGATGGGGGCCTCCACCCTCAACGTGCCCGACACGGTGGGATACGCCCAGCCGGAGGAGTTCGGGGCCTTCGTAAAGGCCCTTATCGACTCCATGGGGCCCGCATCGGTGGTATGGTCCGTCCACTGCCACGACGACCTGGGGCTTGCGGCGGCCAACTCCTTAGCGGCGGTGGCGGCGGGGGCAAGGCAGGTGGAGTGCACCGTGAACGGCATAGGCGAAAGGGCGGGCAACGCATCACTGGAGGAGGTGGTCATGGCCCTCAAGACCCGCCGGGACTTCTTCGGGCTGGACACGGGGATAAACACAAGGCACCTGTACCCCGTAAGCCGCCTGGTAAGCCGGCTCACCGGCGTTCCGGTGCCGCCCAACAAGGCGGTGGTGGGGGACAACGCCTTCGCCCACGAGTCAGGGATACACCAGCACGGCATGCTCGCCAACCGGAACACCTACGAGATCATGAACCCCGAGGACGTGGGGGCCCCCTCCTCATGCCTGGTGCTGGGCAAACACTCGGGCAGCCACGCCTTCAAAGAACGGATAAGGGAGATGGGCTACCAGCTCAGCGACCAGGAGCTCAAGGAGGCCTTCAAGCTCTTCAAGGACCTTTGCGACCGCAAGAAGTCGGTCACCAACGAGGACATCGAGGCGATCCTGGAGGACCGGGTGATGGGGGCCATGGAGGACTCCCGCTACGAGCTCGTAAGCTTCTCCGTCCAGGCGGGGACCGACGCCGCCCACGCCAGCGTGACCCTCAGGCTGGACGGCCAGGAGGTGACCGACGCGGCGGCGGGCAACGGCCCGGTGGAGGCGGCCTACAAGGCCATAGACCGGATAACGGGGCTCAACCCGGAGCTCAGGGAGTTCCGCATAACCGCCGTGAGCGGAAGCGCCGACTCCCTGGGGGAGGCATCGGTGGAACTCTCCCTCAACGGGACCTCCTCCCTTGGCAGATGGGCGTCCACGGACGTGATCGGCTCCGCCATAGGGGCCTACGTGAACGCCCTAAACCGGCTCACCGCAAGGGAAAGGGTGGTCAACCGTGCCTAGGACCCTGATACAGCAGATCCTGGCCCGGCACGGAGGGGACGGGGAACCGGGGTCCATCGTGGAGGCCCGGGTAGACTTCGCCTTCGCCAACGACATCACCGCCCCTCCCGCCATAGAGGAGTTCCGCCGGATGGGGGCCAAAAGGGTCTTCGACCCTGAAAGGTGCGCCATCGTGCCAGACCACTTCACCCCTCCTAAGGACATCGGCTCCGCGGAACAGCTCAAGGCCTGCCGGCGGTTCTCCATGGAGCAGGGGATGCTCTTCTTCGAGCCCGGCAAGTGCGGGGTGGAGCACGCCTTCCTCCCCGAGGAAGGGTACGTGCTGCCCGGTGACATAGCGGTGGGAGCCGACAGCCACACCTGCACCATGGGGGCCCTTGGGGCCTTCGGGACCGGCATGGGCTCAACGGACCTTGCGGCCCTGTGGGCCTTGGGCAAGACCTGGTTCAAGGTGCCCCACTCCATAAAGGTACGCCTTGAGGGGACGCCGGGGCCCTTCGTGTCCGGCAAGGACGCCATGCTGCACCTCATAGGGCAGCTGGGGGTGGACGGGGCCCGCTACATGGCCCTTGAGTTCCAGGGGGAGGGGGTCCAAAGCCTCTCCATGGACTCCAGGTTCACCATGGCTAACATGGGCATCGAGTGCGGCGCCAAGGGGGCCCTGTTCGTTCCCGACGAGGCCGTCCTCCGGTACGCCAACGGGAACCCCAAAAGGCCCTTCGAGGCCCTCTACCCCGACAAAGGGGCAAGGTACCTTCGGGAGATCGTGCTCCCCCTGGACCGGCTGGAGCCCCTGGCGGCCTGCCCCAACCTGCCCTCCAACGTGAAGCCCGTGAGGGAGCTCAGGCACGTGGAGGTGCATCAGGTTTTCATAGGCTCCTGCACCAACGGCCGCATGGAGGACCTTCGAAGCGCCGCGTCGGTTCTGAAGGGCCGGCGCCTGGCGCCCTCCGTGCGGGGGGTGCTGATCCCCGCGTCCCGCCGGGTCTTCAGCGCCGCCATGAATGAAGAGCTGCTCGACGTCTTCATGGACGCTGGGTTCTCCATATGCACCCCCAGCTGCGGGCCCTGCCTCGGGGGACACCTGGGGATCCTAGCAAAGGGGGAGGTGTGCGTTTCCACCGGCAACCGCAACTTCACCGGCCGCATGGGACACCCGGAAAGCCTGGTTTACCTAGCAAACCCCGCGGTGGCCGCCGCCAGCGGCGTAAAAGGCAGGATCGCGGACCCCAGGGACCTGGAATAAGAGGCTTTGAGAAAGGGGGGATCCCATGTGGTTTTGGAAGTCATAAGAGGAAACGCCTGGACCTTCGGGGATCACGTGGACACCGACGTGATAATCCCCGCGCGACACCTCACCACCCACGACCCAAAGGAGCTGGGCAGGCACTGCATGGAGGACGCCATGCCCGACTTCCCGAAGATGGTTAAGCCCCATGACCTCATCGTGGCGGGGGAGAACTTCGGATGCGGCTCCAGCAGGGAACACGCCCCCCTGGCCATCATGGGATGCGGCGTATCCTGCGTCATCGCCGCCTCCTTCGCCAGGATATTCTACCGGAACGCCATAAACGTGGGGCTGCCCATAGTGGAGATCCAGGACCCCCTGGGCTTCGCGAAGGCCGGGGACCTGCTGGAGGTGGACCTAAGGGAGGGGACGGTGAAGAACCTCTCCAGGGGAGGGCTCAAGACCTTTCCCCCCATGGAGGGCGTGGCGGGTGAGATAGTGGCCGCTGGAGGCCTTGTGAACCGGGTGAGGATGCTCATGGCCCAAGGGGCCCCAAGGGAGGTGAAGGGATGACGAAGACTTACCGTATAGGGCTCATCCCAGGAGACGGCATAGGACCGGAGGTCACGGCCCAGTCTAAACGGGTGCTGGAAACACTATCTCACCGGTTCGGCTTTAAGGTGCGCTGGGAAACCTATCCCTTCGGGGCCGAGCGCTACCTTGCCACCGGCGAGACCATGCCTCATGAGGCGCTTAAGGACATGGAGAACCTGGACGCCCTGCTCCTTGGGGCCATAGGGGACCCAAGGGTGCCCCCCGGCATCCTGGAGCGGGGGATACTGCTGACCCTCAGGTTCCACTTCAACCAGTACGTAAACCTAAGGCCCGTCAACTCCTACGGGCTTCCAGGTCCCCTGGGCCCCGTGGACGCGGTGGTGGTCCGGGAGAACACCGAGGACCTCTACGTGGGGGTAGGAGGCGCCGGGGAAGGGGCGGTCAACCTACCGTTGGATATCAAGCGGGGCGCCTACGAGATGAAGGGGCAGCTGTCCGCCTTCACTTCGCCCCCCAAGAGGTTCGCCATGCAGGTGGCTTGGCACACCTTCGAAGGAGCGGAGCGCATATGCCGCTACACCTTCGACATGGCCCTGGACATGGGGAAGGACCGGGTGGTGCTGGCCAGCAAGTCCAACGCGGTCAAGGACCTGTACGGCATCTTCGAGGAGGCATGCAGGTCCGTGGCCAGGGAGTACGAGAGCGTGTCCCTCTCGGTGGAGAACGTGGACGCCCTGTGCTACCGTCTGGTCCGCTCCCCCGCGAGCTACGGGATAATCCTCTGCC
This window harbors:
- a CDS encoding dicarboxylate/amino acid:cation symporter, whose translation is AVQYTVACTVAGRNPLKAIINMIPAYVTAIGTQSSAATIPVTLRQTKENQVSEDVADFVIPLCATIHLSGSTITITSCSIAVMMMHGIPFSFSTMFPFIMMLGLMMVAAPGVPGGAIMAALGILQSMLGFGPDMQALMIALYIAQDSFGTACNVTGDGAIAILVDKLKGSVVKAAKA
- a CDS encoding molybdopterin-binding protein, with protein sequence MEVRIVKVEEAVGHQLAHDLTQIDPKSGYKGARFKRGHVVAPEDLPVLLSMGREHLQVLKLDADEVHEDDAALMMARLVAGEGLTVEGPDEGRCTLRAAHNGLLLFNGAFVDRINQDGDWVFSTLEEGRPVKASQPVAAFRIRPLVVKRRQVDRALAAAEPIRVLPFRPLKVGLVTTGSEFRKGLSEDAFRPRLEGKLRFFGGSLVGQWFASDRMEEIAASVKEALDAGAELVICTGGMSVDVDDRTPGAIRSLCDRISFQGVPSLPGSMLMLGWAGDVPVVGAPACVVHDERTTLDRLLPFLFAGLDVPEGQVRRWGVGGLCCRCEACFFPNCSFAWG
- a CDS encoding ABC transporter ATP-binding protein encodes the protein MAGERCVEFRMAHSLGSFRIEASFSMGGESCVLFGPSGSGKSSLLRAMAGLLRPREGYMSLGGRVLMDTERGVFVPPEGRCVSLCFQSLALFPHMTALENVGYGVKGRGSEKRRRALEWLERVHMKGLEGRYPHQLSGGQRQRVALARALAAEPELLLLDEPFSALDGPLRRNLRREIRELQRETGIPMVYVTHNMDDVCALGDRVVIMRDGQVRGVFSAQGMWELGRSGEVFGALGWGNLLEGRLVRTHGGWSLESPFGEVFLGVREGLEEGPGRVFVSPEAVKPVYQDVPIQEDLRRNLFEGVVEEVLPLPSFVRLEVRSHRSWQVDVPRSSSFALTVREGMTARFTIPPWAVEVIPCSKA
- a CDS encoding ABC transporter permease subunit, whose amino-acid sequence is MRLLLDALLISIKVLAIDAPVLAVLGAAMGWVLSRWSFRGREALGLLLQLPVVMPPSVLGFYLLLLLAKTPGLRGAGVLFSFPAAVIGSIAPSLPLMIQSARGAFGSVDRTLEEAARVLGASRLRVFFTVTLPLCRRQLGIGLALSCARALGDFGVTLMLAGNVPGSTQTLPLYIYSQVETLNFEAAHLASGLLAMVGVGCLLLIRVMENGRGTLR
- the modA gene encoding molybdate ABC transporter substrate-binding protein, with the translated sequence MARGLGRFLSLLLCSAWVLGISPAVSFGEARELSVAVVFGFKPPMEKILGQYKAGGVRLSVSYGTSGELARQVTLGAPYRVFICSDQRWADMLKSKGLVKRSFELASNPVVLWSPSDSPLEIKDLGKFKLAIPDPVTAAYGMKAKEYLEKAGLWESMASKGMLIIGGGPQRAALVAKTGMAKGAVIGRSVAMDMKEGSFVELPVKAPVFTVLVLKGASREDEDFAEYFKTQDSVRRILEGSGFKPLR
- a CDS encoding DUF364 domain-containing protein; translation: MGGVFAVLDEVIGRVMDLAAGRIGLDTPISVRVLSPVEAIGSPEWDFPLLKGKEKLMEAEVLGARGQAFSPFARDFNGTVGELLSMDSRDPYVRSLKVAFANGAVRLLGLDGRTVHCRDSAPTKCALEFKAQLRERLGPEGNVVILGLQRAILWGAVEAVGPQRVRVLDLQDENIGLEVHSVTVLDGSKDLERALEGAKAALVTGSSFANGTFEGVAKACGDAGCQVILYGTTGAALSALMGVERWCFFGE
- a CDS encoding phenylalanine--tRNA ligase beta subunit-related protein, whose protein sequence is MESRVWESVFQVLPDFRRAVLVVRGADNRRPVPELEERFEELARRIREDPSVEVDPRLLDLEEAFRSMGFNPKRMPPSVVNLVRRIRKGGSVPFVNPLVGIFNCVSLMGLVPCGGDDLRAAEGDLELRPARGDEVYRPLGRPEEEENPREGEIIYVDSKSLQVFCRCWCWKNGDVSKITQDTSDVAINVDTIGHVSRDELMDLASWAARAAERHLGAKTWIGYLDRDNRSFVMP
- the ilvN gene encoding acetolactate synthase small subunit, with protein sequence MGHTLSILAEDHPGVLMRIAGLIYRRGYNIQSLSVGPTHEEGISRFTVVIQSDRREIFPLMGQLRKLVEVLGVEELQEDNSLDRRIALIKVRCPIHARQEVLRLGEVFRCRVVDLCDGSITFEVTGDRRKVEACMRVFDPYGILEAASSGSVCMSRSAPSEDEEPVRPPVALAC
- the ilvC gene encoding ketol-acid reductoisomerase, producing MARVFYDRDGDLGFLKDKTVAVLGYGSQGHAHAQNLKDSGVSVVVGLKEDSPSADLARSHGFEVLPVKDAAARGDVVMFLMPDHLQGEVFQWIREALKPRAALAFAHGFSIRYGTVTPPEDSDVFMIAPKSPGHLVRRMYQEGKGVPALMAIHQDRSGQCRQVALAYGCALGSGRAGIIETTFEEETETDLFGEQAVLCGGVTELVKAGFETLVEAGYQPEIAYFECLNELKLIVDMMFEGGLSWMRYSVSDTAKYGDMTAGPRVVNSSSREAMKELLKDIRSGEFARRWLEENRSGRPQMSRWMRKEAEHPIEEVGRSLRSMMPWMEPKKPPQSERR